The following are encoded together in the Humulus lupulus chromosome 5, drHumLupu1.1, whole genome shotgun sequence genome:
- the LOC133778077 gene encoding putative glycerol-3-phosphate transporter 4, with amino-acid sequence MSQSSETMRVTPPGISLVRAIRGKDWSLSSYRYVMLLVTFVAYACYHASRKPSSIVKSVLYPDPTKVNGLIPDPNAVSGFYPWPIGEIFVKKEEFGNEYRNGSREKGWAPFNGKDGTSKLGEIDLAFLACYSLGMYVAGHLGDTLDLRLFLTTGMIGSGIFVGLFGMGYFWNVHSFGFYLVMQMVAGLFQATGWPSVVAVVGNWFGKRKRGLIMGVWNAHTSVGNISGSLLAASVLEFGWGWSFIVPGGLIVMGGILVYLFLAAYPEDVGFSFSQGSATNEEEARSEKGASNGGIPPHGSVSRSSVGLLQACMIPGVIPFALCLFFAKLVAYTFLYWLPFYLSQTEIGGEYVSVKSAGNLSTLFDVGGIFGGILAGYISDKLHARATTAASFMYAAIPSILLYRSYGNISKTVNIVLMMIAGLFVNGPYALITTAVSADLGTHSSLRGDSRALATVTAIIDGTGSVGAAIGPLLTGFLSSKGWDTVFVMLMVGALVAGLLLSRLVVAEISERTCKQLPVSNGQQNCGASASQPLLGDQR; translated from the exons ATGTCTCAAAGTTCAGAGACAATGAGGGTAACCCCACCTGGGATTTCCCTCGTCAGAGCCATTAGAGGTAAAGATTGGAGCCTTTCGAGTTATAGATATGTGATGCTGTTAGTTACTTTTGTAGCCTATGCATGTTACCATGCTTCCCGAAAGCCCAGTAGTATAGTCAAGAGCGTTTTGTATCCGGACCCGACTAAAGTTAATGGTTTGATCCCGGACCCGAATGCGGTCAGTGGTTTCTATCCTTGGCCGATTGGTGAAATTTTCGTGAAGAAGGAAGAATTTGGTAACGAGTACAGAAACGGGTCGCGAGAAAAGGGTTGGGCTCCGTTTAATGGGAAAGATGGGACATCAAAGTTGGGGGAGATTGATCTAGCTTTTTTGGCATGTTATTCTTTGGGGATGTACGTAGCTGGGCATTTGGGGGACACTTTGGATCTCCGGTTGTTCTTGACGACAGGGATGATTGGAAGTGGGATTTTTGTGGGTTTGTTTGGAATGGGATATTTCTGGAATGTTCACTCTTTTGGGTTTTATCTAGTCATGCAAATGGTGGCCGGGTTGTTTCAGGCCACGGGGTGGCCTTCGGTGGTGGCGGTGGTCGGAAACTGGTTTGGGAAGAGGAAGAGGGGTTTGATAATGGGTGTTTGGAATGCTCATACATCGGTTGGTAACATAAGCGGTTCACTTCTGGCTGCTAGCGTTTTGGAGTTTGGTTGGGGCTGGTCTTTCATTGTTCCAGGTGGGTTGATAGTGATGGGAGGGATTCTTGTTTACCTGTTCTTAGCTGCTTATCCTGAGGATGTTGGATTCTCGTTTTCTCAAGGTTCAGCTACAAACGAGGAAGAAGCTCGCAGTGAGAAAGGGGCAAGTAATGGGGGTATTCCTCCACATGGGTCAGTGAGTAGAAGTAGTGTTGGACTTCTTCAGGCCTGTATGATACCGGGTGTGATACCTTTTGCTTTGTGCCTCTTCTTTGCGAAGCTTGTGGCCTACACCTTTCTCTACTGGTTACCCTTTTATTTAAGCCAGACAg AAATTGGTGGGGAGTATGTTTCGGTAAAATCTGCTGGAAATCTTTCTACTCTATTTGATGTAGGGGGCATTTTTGGTGGAATCCTTGCTGGATATATATCTGATAAGCTCCATGCTCGGGCTACAACAGCAGCCAGCTTCATGTATGCTGcaattccttccattcttttatATCGCTCATATGGGAACATTTCAAAAACTGTCAACATTGTTCTTATGATGATTGCTGGCTTGTTTGTAAATGGACCCTATGCACTTATCACCACTGCAGTTTCTGCGGACCTTGGTACACACAGTTCTCTTAGAGGGGATTCTAGAGCACTGGCCACAGTTACTGCCATTATTGATGGCACTGGATCTGTTGGTGCAGCTATTGGGCCTCTACTTACTGGCTTTCTTTCATCAAAAGGATGGGATACGGTATTTGTGATGCTTATGGTTGGGGCTCTTGTTGCTGGACTACTGTTATCACGTCTGGTTGTGGCCGAAATTTCTGAGAGAACATGCAAACAGTTGCCTGTTTCCAACGGGCAACAAAATTGTGGAG CTTCTGCATCTCAACCACTTTTAGGTGACCAAAGGTGA